GTAGTATTGGCCTGATTTTTGTCGATCAGAATAGTAGTAGGTTGTAGTTACAGAAGTGGACGGGGGGggtttgttggtttgtttgttgattgattgtttgattgattgattgaacgTGTTCGTACGTATCAAATATGATGTAAAAGAACAAACACAGTACACAGTACGTTAGGgagtgggcggggcggggggcatTAGGAGAAAAAaggagaagagagagagagagagagagagagaacaaatTGTTATATAGAAAAATCGTTCAAGTAACAAAttgaagaaaagaaaaataaatttcaaaaaaataGACTAAAATAGAGAGGAATTTTTTGGGGGAGAGGGAGGTAGGCGGGGGTGGGAGATCAGATCTTTTGGTGAATAAtacaagtttttcttttgggggaaaaaaaactaCCAAAATATGTGAGTGGTATTCGGAGGCGGGGGAGTGTAACTGGGAGTTAAGtgaaaagtaaacaaaaaaccatacaaaatatgtaaatgCTACTTGAGGCAGGAAGCGGCCTTCCCGATCAAAAGAGGTCCCATGGAATGGATCCTTCACGATTCCACGGGATTCCTTTGGTACAGAGGAAAGCCCCCCTATTTCTGGGTGTACTGCTGTTTTACTCACTTGAGCGAATAGTTATTCCCTGCCGCATCCTGGCGCACCACCAGAGGCCGCTGGCTGGCCGATTGCtgggccgctgctgcggcggctgctgccatGGAGCCGATGCCGCCATTGCTATTGGATATGGCCGCCGCTGTGGCTGCACTttggccaccgccaccgccgccgccgccgccgcctggtCCGCCCCCATGATGGTGCTCCTGGGTGGGGGTCACGGGCGTAGAGGCGGAGGCTGGCAGGGCGCCGCCCTTCTTCTTGAGGGCCGATTTGAGAGGAACTgcatttggctttggctctttgGCTGGAATTTCCTCAACGCGTTGGGTGTCCATCATGCGGACATGATTGCCGCcggcaccgccaccgccgtaTGGGGCATACTCGTCGTCCGAATCGAGTTCGTCCTGATCGGGATCGTGATCTGTGGGGCGATTGGTATGGATTATGGCATCAGTAAGGCAAGTAATCAGCATGCTGGGGTCAAAGGTTATGCGGGGCTGGGGGTGGGGATGGCTAGGGACGGGGGAGGGTCGTCTCGGAGCACTAGCATAGGTATGAAGTGCGCGTTTTTGTTCTGAGGGGGGGTAATGAGCTAATCAAAAGGTGGGAGGGGtgttgggggggtggggggtttgTCTGGGCTTGGTTCTAGGGGGTTtcagaatatatgtatgtggagTCCCCTCATCGATCGATTTACCATCATAGTCATAGTCCTGCTGGTAGTCCTGATCGTGTATGGCGCCTGGCCCGTGCGGTCGTCCAGCGATGAGCGTGGGGCTCGGCGTGGAGAACATTGGCGGCGGTGGGATCGGTCCGATCTCCGACAGCGGTATCGGCGGCTCTGGCAGTTCGCTGAGCATCACCCCCGGTGGCAGCTTGCCGCCCGCATACGGCGGCGGTGTGCTGCCCGGCGGACCGCCTACCATCTTGCCGCCATCGTCGCCATCTGTGGGTGGgaaatcaaaaaatgtgtttGGGAATCGTACAGCGAGTGGTATATTTTTCacgagagacagcgagagcgagagcgagagcactggaggagcgagagaggatagagagagcgagagcgagagaactgTTCCTTGATTCTAGCCAAtaaatgtgtgcgtgtgtgtgcgtgtgtgaccGTGACTGGTGGGCTGGTGAGTGTTTTGggttgtgtgcgtgtgcgtgtgctttGTGGCTCAGTGTGCGTGAAGTTTCTGGGGCGAACGAGGGGGAAAGAAAGGCTGCGGGTTTTCGATTGAAAATAGCTTATAAAATGTATCGATCATTAATCGATTGTAGATTTATCGTAAATGCAAAGGTATCGATATATTTCGATAATTTATGAGTAtatttctattatttatttgttatcgattaattcaaaattcaattcaatccaattcaaaaatttatgaatatatttctataatttttcttGTTATCGATTAATGTATCGATCTAATTAGATTTTGTTCTGaatatatttctataatttattGATATTTGGTTAGTTTATCGATATATTTCGATAATTATCATCTCCATTAGAATATCCTTTGAAGATAGCCCTGGTTCTTGTGATATTCCACTACTTTCGGCTAGTAACATTTGGAATTCTGTTCGAAATCCTATTAAAATTTATGGAAAAACTAACTAAAAAACTTTAAGATCAAGAAATCTCCGTTTCTAGACTACCAAATCGATAAAGTTGTTCATTTTTGAGGGTCTGCAATGTGCTagatattgaaatatttgcaatCTTTAGGCTTTCTTTCGGCATTCCCTCTCCCATTCAATCTCCTAAGTGAACCACCGTTTGGTGGTTCACTCATTTCGATTATGTGTATCTTCCTTTAATCATCTTTCAATCGGTTGCACAACCCTTCTGGTAGCTTCTCCCTCCCTCGCTTTCCCGCTGAACGGATTCTCTAGTTCTATGAGTATTCAAAGGATATTCATTCCTCTTGTGGGGGGCGTGGGGGTGCACTTACACATGTGCTCGTTGTGGTAGCAAATATTGACTCCTCGGCGGGTCAACTTATTGGCGCCGCCCAATGTGTTGGGCCTCTCCATTTTTCCATCCACCTGGTGatggccgccaccgcctcctcctccgccgccgccgccgccgccaccgggTGGCGGTAGCATGGAACCCTGACATTGCGGCTGCTCGATGTTGGGCGTGGATATTGTGCCGTTGCCAccatgttgctgttgttgttgttgttgtgcatCAGTCTTGTCTTTTCTTGGTTCtgcagaagagagagagcgagagagagagagaaacgaaTGAGTATAAAGTGAGTAAAGAGTAAACTAATTTATAGTTAAAAGAGTATGCCGTAAATCCACTCGacagccaaccagccagccagccagccagccagtgtGGTGGCATGCCCCACTTGACACAAGCTTTTACTTTAATTGTCGGTGGTCA
The sequence above is a segment of the Drosophila pseudoobscura strain MV-25-SWS-2005 chromosome X, UCI_Dpse_MV25, whole genome shotgun sequence genome. Coding sequences within it:
- the LOC4813429 gene encoding phosphatase and actin regulator 4 isoform X12; its protein translation is MMGYIMGCACFKEPRKDKTDAQQQQQQQHGGNGTISTPNIEQPQCQGSMLPPPGGGGGGGGGGGGGGHHQVDGKMERPNTLGGANKLTRRGVNICYHNEHMYGDDGGKMVGGPPGSTPPPYAGGKLPPGVMLSELPEPPIPLSEIGPIPPPPMFSTPSPTLIAGRPHGPGAIHDQDYQQDYDYDDHDPDQDELDSDDEYAPYGGGGAGGNHVRMMDTQRVEEIPAKEPKPNAVPLKSALKKKGGALPASASTPVTPTQEHHHGGGPGGGGGGGGGGQSAATAAAISNSNGGIGSMAAAAAAAAQQSASQRPLVVRQDAAGNNYSLKPILRPRIRICRQQMFNIQLPCTVENKENTRPSHVIRESSSDSDESDGHIVYRDDDNDNVRLAKLARKESLSLKLQLRPDKQDLINRNILHQVTDNEIKESKEAIGARLIRRLSMRPTAEELVERNILKTQSPAEEKKQKEEKKSYLLRKLSFRPTVEELKEKKIIRFNDYIEVTQAHDYDRRADKPWTRLTPKDKAAIRKELNEFKSSEMAVHEGSRHLTRFHRP
- the LOC4813429 gene encoding phosphatase and actin regulator 2 isoform X17; translated protein: MMGYIMGCACFKEPRKDKTDAQQQQQQQHGGNGTISTPNIEQPQCQGSMLPPPGGGGGGGGGGGGGGHHQVDGKMERPNTLGGANKLTRRGVNICYHNEHMYGDDGGKMVGGPPGSTPPPYAGGKLPPGVMLSELPEPPIPLSEIGPIPPPPMFSTPSPTLIAGRPHGPGAIHDQDYQQDYDYDDHDPDQDELDSDDEYAPYGGGGAGGNHVRMMDTQRVEEIPAKEPKPNAVPLKSALKKKGGALPASASTPVTPTQEHHHGGGPGGGGGGGGGGQSAATAAAISNSNGGIGSMAAAAAAAAQQSASQRPLVVRQDAAGNNYSLNRQQMFNIQLPCTVENKENTRPSHVIRESSSDSDESDGHIVYRDDDNDNVRLAKLARKESLSLKLQLRPDKQDLINRNILHQVTDNEIKESKEAIGARLIRRLSMRPTAEELVERNILKTQSPAEEKKQKEEKKSYLLRKLSFRPTVEELKEKKIIRFNDYIEVTQAHDYDRRADKPWTRLTPKDKAAIRKELNEFKSSEMAVHEGSRHLTRFHRP